One region of Haloterrigena salifodinae genomic DNA includes:
- a CDS encoding family 78 glycoside hydrolase catalytic domain — translation MSSVADTAGDRRPTDLRVEYEPAPTNVDPTEPPRFSWRVSTDARGTRQTAYRIVIGHDRSAVGSGQGSLWDSGRVESSLSTNVPYDGPDLGSDTRYHWSVKLWTDEGETDWADLSAFVTALRPERWCGEWITHQPGAGDTNGWRSRWRSADESVEEWVQVDLGSSRRITAVDLHPSSPVTVVRTPDDVAVTRSWFDNPLDGFGFPNAYRIEVADDPRFESPTTVLEVDASDEADGEPPDGVPEETEPVRTHDGFEVDGRYVRVTATDRFAFEPLAEESSHAQSAGRRTERVDAWQCFALAALEVRNGDENLARGRPVEASSSVETDAWGRDHFANGRVESELAATSPLLRTEFAIEEPVESVRAHLAAVGYGELHVNGERVCDHRLNPAWTDYEKRVCYSSYDLTDRVAVGENAIGVWLGRGWFSKGGAYWVPDGSPRARLVLTATFEDGSTRTIATDGDWRATASPIRENDIYDGELFDARLSEDGWRSPGFDDGDWDPASVVADPGGVLRPQRVEPMRVVETLDVAEVHEHPDGPILDFGQNLTGWLEIEIRDPDEGDEIILRHAERLTEDGELSTTDLRSADATDVYVAAGAEGERYEPRFTYHGFRYAQITGYPGKFDPELVTAKVVHTAMDRRGTFSCSNEDLDRVQHNAVWGLRGNTHSVPEDCPQRDERFGWTGDAHISTRSLLFNFDAARFDEKWARDHDDVASEMGYVPDVIPNKASEDPADPTWSITRVMIPWYLYRHDGNERLLREQYEGMREYVEYWLSVAEDGILTDDYGKFGDWLAFENVDDRRGLPHDLYNTAFLYQVTDTFAKIAAVLENDADAEAYRNRADRIADAFNERFFDVDEDAYGPETQSSYAVPLFLGLVPDSRVESVVANLVEKVEADDCTLKTGFLGTRPLLHTLAAHGHADVAYDVVSQPDRPGWVYMARNGATTMWERWDSDDRVGDGMNSFNHSPFTHVSEFFYEVLAGIRIGDRPVTDRVTVAPALVDDLSWVTASLETRNGELATEWRRDADAGSYELSVTIPWNTNATVRLPDAAEADMAESGSSLSSEETAGIESVREDGDALVVELGSGTYEFAVR, via the coding sequence ATGTCTTCGGTAGCCGATACCGCGGGTGACCGTCGCCCGACGGACCTTCGAGTCGAGTACGAACCGGCCCCGACGAACGTCGACCCGACGGAACCGCCTCGATTCTCATGGCGCGTTTCGACCGATGCTCGCGGAACTCGCCAGACGGCGTATCGGATCGTAATCGGTCACGACAGGAGTGCGGTCGGCTCCGGTCAGGGCTCGCTCTGGGACTCCGGCCGCGTCGAATCGTCGCTGTCGACGAACGTTCCGTACGACGGTCCCGACCTCGGTTCCGACACGCGGTATCACTGGTCGGTGAAACTCTGGACCGACGAGGGTGAAACCGATTGGGCGGACCTGTCCGCTTTCGTCACGGCGCTGCGCCCCGAGCGGTGGTGCGGCGAATGGATAACCCACCAGCCGGGAGCGGGAGACACCAACGGGTGGCGAAGCCGGTGGCGGAGCGCGGACGAATCGGTCGAAGAGTGGGTCCAGGTGGACCTCGGCTCCAGCCGACGGATCACGGCCGTCGATCTTCACCCGTCGTCGCCGGTCACCGTCGTTCGAACGCCAGACGACGTGGCGGTCACGAGATCCTGGTTCGACAACCCGCTCGACGGCTTCGGCTTTCCGAACGCCTATCGGATCGAGGTCGCGGACGACCCGCGATTCGAATCCCCGACGACCGTCCTCGAGGTCGACGCGTCCGACGAAGCCGACGGCGAGCCCCCGGACGGCGTCCCTGAGGAGACGGAACCCGTCCGCACGCACGACGGATTCGAGGTCGACGGTCGGTACGTGCGGGTCACCGCGACGGACCGCTTCGCGTTCGAACCGCTCGCCGAGGAGTCGTCTCACGCCCAGAGTGCGGGTCGGCGGACCGAACGCGTCGACGCCTGGCAGTGTTTCGCGTTGGCGGCGCTCGAGGTGCGAAACGGGGACGAAAACCTGGCTCGCGGACGACCGGTCGAGGCCTCGTCGTCCGTCGAAACCGACGCGTGGGGCCGCGATCACTTCGCGAACGGGCGCGTCGAGTCCGAACTCGCGGCGACGTCGCCGCTGCTGCGGACGGAGTTCGCTATCGAGGAACCGGTCGAATCGGTCCGCGCCCACCTCGCCGCCGTCGGCTACGGCGAACTCCACGTCAACGGCGAACGGGTCTGCGATCACCGGCTGAATCCCGCTTGGACGGACTACGAGAAGCGCGTCTGCTACTCGAGTTACGATCTGACCGATCGGGTCGCGGTCGGCGAGAACGCGATCGGCGTGTGGCTCGGTCGAGGCTGGTTCTCGAAGGGAGGTGCCTACTGGGTTCCCGACGGCTCTCCGCGCGCCCGCCTCGTACTGACTGCGACGTTCGAAGATGGTTCGACGCGGACGATCGCGACCGACGGTGACTGGCGGGCGACGGCGAGTCCGATCCGGGAGAACGATATCTACGACGGCGAACTGTTCGACGCCCGACTGTCCGAGGACGGGTGGCGTTCGCCCGGGTTCGACGACGGGGACTGGGATCCCGCATCCGTCGTCGCCGATCCCGGCGGGGTGCTTCGACCGCAGCGCGTCGAACCGATGCGCGTCGTCGAAACGCTCGACGTGGCGGAGGTTCACGAGCACCCGGACGGCCCGATCCTCGACTTCGGCCAGAACCTGACCGGCTGGCTCGAGATCGAGATCCGGGATCCGGACGAGGGTGACGAGATCATCCTTCGCCACGCCGAACGACTCACCGAAGACGGGGAGCTGTCGACGACCGACCTTCGGAGCGCGGACGCGACGGACGTCTACGTTGCCGCCGGCGCCGAGGGAGAGCGGTACGAGCCGCGATTCACCTACCACGGCTTCCGGTACGCACAGATCACGGGCTATCCGGGCAAGTTCGATCCGGAACTCGTCACGGCGAAGGTCGTCCACACCGCGATGGACCGTCGGGGAACCTTTTCGTGTTCTAACGAGGATCTCGATCGGGTCCAACACAACGCCGTGTGGGGGCTTCGCGGCAACACGCACTCCGTTCCCGAGGACTGTCCCCAGCGCGACGAACGGTTCGGGTGGACGGGCGACGCTCACATCTCCACGCGGTCGCTTCTGTTCAACTTCGACGCCGCCCGGTTCGACGAGAAGTGGGCCCGCGATCACGACGACGTCGCCTCGGAGATGGGCTACGTTCCGGACGTGATTCCGAACAAGGCGAGCGAGGATCCCGCTGATCCGACGTGGTCGATTACGAGGGTGATGATCCCCTGGTATCTCTACCGCCACGACGGGAACGAGCGCCTCCTTCGGGAGCAGTACGAAGGGATGCGAGAATACGTCGAGTACTGGCTCTCGGTCGCGGAGGACGGCATTCTGACGGACGACTACGGGAAGTTCGGCGACTGGCTCGCCTTCGAGAACGTGGACGACCGACGCGGACTCCCACACGACCTGTACAACACGGCGTTCCTCTACCAGGTCACGGATACGTTCGCGAAGATCGCCGCCGTCTTGGAGAACGATGCGGACGCGGAAGCGTATCGAAATCGCGCCGATCGGATCGCGGACGCGTTCAACGAGCGATTCTTCGATGTCGACGAGGACGCGTACGGGCCGGAAACCCAGTCGTCGTACGCGGTTCCGCTCTTTCTCGGTCTGGTTCCCGACTCGAGGGTCGAGTCGGTGGTGGCCAACCTCGTCGAGAAAGTCGAAGCCGACGATTGTACGCTCAAAACGGGATTCCTCGGGACCAGGCCGCTCCTCCACACGCTCGCCGCACACGGTCACGCGGACGTCGCGTACGACGTCGTCAGTCAGCCCGACCGACCCGGATGGGTGTATATGGCTCGTAACGGGGCGACGACCATGTGGGAACGCTGGGACAGCGACGACCGCGTCGGCGACGGGATGAACTCCTTCAATCACTCGCCGTTCACCCACGTCTCGGAGTTCTTCTACGAAGTACTCGCGGGCATTCGGATCGGCGACCGTCCCGTCACCGACCGCGTGACCGTCGCTCCCGCGCTCGTCGACGATCTCTCGTGGGTCACCGCCAGTCTCGAGACGCGCAACGGCGAGTTAGCGACCGAGTGGCGCCGCGATGCCGACGCCGGGTCGTACGAGCTGTCCGTCACCATTCCCTGGAACACGAACGCGACCGTTCGCTTGCCGGACGCCGCCGAGGCCGACATGGCCGAGTCTGGATCGTCGCTATCCTCCGAGGAGACCGCGGGAATCGAGTCGGTTCGCGAAGACGGTGATGCCCTCGTCGTCGAACTCGGATCCGGCACGTACGAGTTCGCGGTTCGCTAG
- a CDS encoding zinc-dependent alcohol dehydrogenase has protein sequence MKAIVHTGPRAIEIREREKAVPDDDEVLVRVHSAGLCGSDAHAYKYEDGYEWIPIPRTMGHEYSGEVVEVGDDVTDFAVGDHVVEEPIHDCGSCFQCKNGQPNVCQNFEITGMHNDGAYTEYTTVRPRDLHQIPEDVPLGHASITEPLSIATRAVFDQSAVTPGDTVLVEGPGPIGVLVAAVADSLGADVVVSGLGKDTAYRLPLVEDLGIETIDVEATDLEAIVDERTDGVGFDAVFDTTGHSSGVEMAIDHVRKGGQVVVVGLPGSPSEVFMTPVVRGEVDVNTSYGSTWRNFEQAIRLLSAGAIDADAIIDRSYSVDEPTAAFEAFLESETCKPVFSFADH, from the coding sequence ATGAAGGCCATAGTACATACCGGTCCCAGAGCCATCGAGATTCGCGAGCGCGAGAAGGCCGTCCCCGACGACGACGAGGTGCTCGTTCGTGTTCACTCAGCGGGCCTCTGTGGTAGCGACGCCCACGCGTACAAGTACGAGGACGGCTACGAGTGGATTCCGATTCCCCGGACCATGGGCCACGAGTACTCCGGCGAGGTCGTCGAAGTCGGCGACGACGTCACCGACTTCGCGGTCGGCGACCACGTCGTCGAGGAGCCGATCCACGACTGCGGCTCGTGTTTTCAGTGCAAGAACGGCCAACCCAACGTCTGCCAGAACTTCGAGATCACGGGCATGCACAACGACGGCGCGTACACGGAGTACACGACGGTCCGGCCGCGCGATCTGCACCAGATCCCCGAGGACGTGCCGCTCGGCCACGCGAGCATCACCGAGCCGCTCAGTATCGCGACACGGGCGGTATTCGATCAGTCCGCGGTGACGCCGGGCGATACCGTCCTCGTCGAAGGACCCGGCCCGATCGGCGTGCTCGTCGCGGCCGTCGCGGACTCGCTGGGCGCCGACGTCGTCGTCTCGGGACTGGGCAAGGACACCGCGTACCGGCTGCCGCTGGTCGAAGACCTCGGGATCGAGACGATCGATGTCGAGGCGACCGATCTCGAAGCGATCGTCGACGAGCGGACCGACGGCGTCGGCTTCGACGCGGTGTTCGATACGACTGGCCACTCGAGCGGCGTCGAGATGGCCATCGACCACGTCCGGAAGGGCGGACAGGTCGTCGTCGTCGGCCTCCCCGGCTCACCCAGCGAAGTGTTCATGACGCCAGTCGTCCGCGGCGAGGTCGACGTGAACACCTCCTACGGTTCGACCTGGCGGAACTTCGAACAGGCCATTCGACTCCTCTCGGCCGGCGCGATCGACGCCGACGCGATCATCGATCGCTCGTACAGCGTCGACGAGCCGACCGCCGCGTTCGAGGCGTTCCTCGAGTCCGAAACCTGCAAGCCGGTCTTCTCGTTTGCGGACCACTGA